The Oscillatoria acuminata PCC 6304 genomic interval AGGATCCGGGATATCAAGTCTCGACCATTCTGGATTTAACCGACAACGAACCGGCGATCGTGCGGGCGGGCTTAGGGGCTGAACTGGTTGCTAATGTGATTTGAGTTGATGATATAGCCCCGCAGCGTCAAGCCTGGGGCTATACGGACAAAGCCCGCCTGCGCGGGCTAAGAAAACTTGAATTCTTAACCTGTCTGCGATCGCAGGCAGGTTTTTTTTAGCACCCCACCACGGACGCCCTCATACCCAATCCGATCATAAAAAACTTATTTTACTCTTCAGCCTGCGGAGGCAGGCTTCGTCCGTATAGCCCCAGGCTGGACGCTGCGGGCACCTCTTCAGCCTGCGGGCACCTCTTCAGCCTGCGGAGGCAGGCTTCGTCCGTATAGCCCCAGGCTGGACGCTGCGGGTTTTGGCCTTAACCCTCCAAACGGGTGATCTTTTAAACATTGCTCACCATTGGATCCGGATGAACCAGGTTCTGAAACGAAGAGGATCACGGAGATTTTATATCCAAGTTTTAAATGATACCCATGTGCCAGTTGTCAATGCGGAGTGGGTGGAACCAACCACTTTCTCGACTGTCCACCCGTAAAACCTCAGCCTTATGGCGATCGCAACCGGAAAAGAACAGACAGTGGTGCATCCTGTCCCGTTACAGCAGTATGCCGGTTTAGAAAGAGGAGTCTTCTCCCCACCAAAGTCCGCTCAATCTTGGGACAGTCTAAGTGTAGACAGCGCAGGGAGCAAAGCAAGAGGCTCAACCGACAAGCGACCCTCTCCTCCTCTCCCTCAATGTCTGCGGTTCTTTAAGTCCGGTGCGTTACCCGAGGCAAAACTCATGAACGTTAAACTAGCCAATTCGTCCAATTCCCGGAAAAACGATGCTCAAGTTCCTGCTACTCCGCAAATGACCGCAGGCACTCCTCAAGTGGAGAGCCCATCTGGAGACACCACCGAAGAACCCATCCTGATCCTGGGAATGGACACGGAACAGTTGAGTGAGCAAATCCTCGATGAACTCAGCCAAAAGCTGAAAAGCGGCTCGAAAAGCGCCCAAGAAGTGGCCCTACGGATTGCCAAAGAGGTTGAGCGGATTTGCCGGAAAAGCAATCGGATTCAAAATTCTGGGGAAGTTCGCTCCTGGCAAATTACTCTGGCGCGCCATCGCTTACAAAAGTCCCTCCATTACTACAAACTCGGTTCTCGTCAAGGTCGGGTGGACCTCCATGCTCAACTGAGCTCGATGGTTTACCGTCATGTGGCTCACCTGCACTCTCGTCTGAGCTTCCAAGCACGATACACCTTAATCGAAGATTTCTTGCAAGGGTTCTATATCGAGGTGCTGCGTGCCTTCCGTCGGGAACATGAAATGCCCCTAACCTACACCCCTCGGACTCAGTTAGAACTGGCAGAGTATATGGCGTTTACGGAACATTACGCCAAGCGTCGGATTACCCTCCCGGGTCGCTACAATCAACAACTGATTGTGCTGCGTGCTCAAGGGTTCGCCCAAGGTCAACCCCCAGAAACTTTGGTGGATATCGAACAGGCGATCGAGTTTCCCAAGGGTGAAGATGCTGAGGTTCAAAGTCGCTCTTATGCAGCGCAGCAGGTTCGGGAAAAAATGATTTCTGAGATGGTGGACCCAGCCGAGGCAGTGTTGCGCGATCGCGTTGTCGCTGAGTTGATTCAATACCTGGAGTCTCAAGGTCAATCCGACTGTATCGATTACTTGGTCCTGAAACTGCAAGATTTGGCAGCCCCGGAAATCGACGAAATCCTTGGTCTGAGTGCTCGTCAGCGCGACTACCTACAACAACGGTTCAAATACCACGTTGAAAAGTTCGCACGCTCTGGACATTGGAAACTGGTCCATCAATGGCTGGGTGCTGACTTGGATCAAAATCTGGGAATGCCTCTACAGCAGTGGGATACTTTCCTCGGAGAACTCTCGGAAGAACAGCAGCAGCTTCTCAACCTGAAGCGCTCTGGGGCCAGTGATGCCGAAATCGCCCAAGAGATTAAATGCACTCCCAAACAGGTCCAAAAGCGTTGGTCGGCACTTCTGGAAAAAGCGTGGCAATCTCGTAATACTGATTCTCAGGAGAAGTAATTCCCTGTGCTAATCATTACTAGGTTCCCGAATCATCGGTCTCTGTTCACGAGCGATCGCTCAATTCACAGGTGGGGGACCGGCAGACACCCTCCGACTGCCGCCTCTGTTCCCCCCCCCTTCCAGATTTCTCGGTCCCGTTTTAGGTTCAATAGGGAGCCGGTCCCTCGACTCCCTGACCATATTCCCTGGATAACCAAGCCCCTAGCTTGGTTATTTTTGTGGACAGGACTTACCCATAAACCCCATATCCTGTAGGGTTGATTCGCGAATCAACCCGACATTTAGGACTTAAACTCAAATATTGCGTAATTCCTGTATGTGAAACGGTTAGAAACCCGGTCTTTTGAGAAAATTTAAGCCAATTTGCCACAAATTAGGACCAAACACCGAGTCGCTTATCCTCCGAATTTATACTTATTGGCCCGCTTTAATCCCAGGGATTTGGGTTGAATCTTTCCGCTTTAATCTGTC includes:
- a CDS encoding HetZ-related protein codes for the protein MNVKLANSSNSRKNDAQVPATPQMTAGTPQVESPSGDTTEEPILILGMDTEQLSEQILDELSQKLKSGSKSAQEVALRIAKEVERICRKSNRIQNSGEVRSWQITLARHRLQKSLHYYKLGSRQGRVDLHAQLSSMVYRHVAHLHSRLSFQARYTLIEDFLQGFYIEVLRAFRREHEMPLTYTPRTQLELAEYMAFTEHYAKRRITLPGRYNQQLIVLRAQGFAQGQPPETLVDIEQAIEFPKGEDAEVQSRSYAAQQVREKMISEMVDPAEAVLRDRVVAELIQYLESQGQSDCIDYLVLKLQDLAAPEIDEILGLSARQRDYLQQRFKYHVEKFARSGHWKLVHQWLGADLDQNLGMPLQQWDTFLGELSEEQQQLLNLKRSGASDAEIAQEIKCTPKQVQKRWSALLEKAWQSRNTDSQEK